One window of the Paraburkholderia sp. PGU19 genome contains the following:
- a CDS encoding HU family DNA-binding protein, with translation MNKQELIDAVAGQTGASKAQTGETLDTLLEVIKKAVAKGDAVQLIGFGSFGSGKRAARTGRNPKTGETIKIPAAKTVKFTAGKAFKDAVNKR, from the coding sequence ATGAACAAACAGGAACTGATCGACGCCGTCGCAGGTCAGACGGGCGCCAGCAAGGCTCAAACCGGCGAGACGCTGGACACGCTGCTTGAAGTTATCAAGAAGGCTGTGGCGAAGGGTGATGCAGTCCAGTTGATCGGCTTCGGCAGCTTCGGTTCGGGCAAGCGCGCAGCACGTACGGGCCGCAACCCGAAGACGGGCGAAACCATCAAGATTCCGGCCGCAAAGACCGTTAAATTCACGGCCGGCAAGGCGTTCAAGGACGCAGTCAACAAGCGCTAA
- a CDS encoding GTP-binding protein yields MNQPLLPVTVISGFVGAGKTALVDQILSNRTGPRIAAIVTDLAAVRLDIDNAAPASSPASQVELPNGCLCAQAGEDLLEQLAELASANRFDAIVIEAAAIDEPMSLVESIIEDESLATLVRVDTAVTVIDAADFLRDYASADALSERGIAAHEEDDRTIVEVLIEQVEFCDVFVINKADLVSTDALAHLQAILAALNPRAAQIVSTYGNAPFEEVIGTARFDYDATSNAAGWLALLHDPSSHENESGGSGVGHVVYRARRPFHPERLWALLHEEWKGVLRGKGFFWLATRNEIGGSLSQAGGACRPAPAGTWWAAQDRSEWPEGDDELLEEIAADWYGDADDFTIGDRRQELVLIGVDIDPAQWRAKFDTCLLTDDEYASGAEGWRALSDPFPAWDLEDDDHDHHDHGHDRHHHHDHDDDGHHHHHH; encoded by the coding sequence ATGAACCAGCCGCTTCTGCCCGTTACCGTGATCTCCGGTTTCGTGGGCGCGGGCAAGACCGCGCTCGTCGATCAGATTCTGTCGAACCGCACTGGCCCGCGTATCGCCGCGATCGTCACCGATCTCGCCGCCGTCCGTCTCGATATCGACAACGCGGCGCCCGCATCGTCGCCTGCCTCGCAGGTTGAATTGCCGAACGGATGTCTCTGCGCGCAAGCCGGTGAAGATTTGCTCGAACAGTTGGCCGAACTGGCGTCGGCGAATCGTTTCGATGCGATCGTCATCGAAGCAGCCGCTATCGACGAACCGATGAGCCTCGTCGAGTCGATCATCGAAGACGAATCGCTCGCGACACTCGTGCGTGTCGATACTGCCGTGACCGTGATCGATGCAGCGGACTTTCTGCGCGACTACGCGTCGGCCGATGCATTGTCCGAGCGCGGCATCGCCGCTCATGAAGAGGACGATCGCACGATCGTCGAAGTGCTGATCGAGCAGGTCGAGTTCTGCGACGTGTTCGTCATCAACAAGGCGGACCTCGTTTCCACCGACGCTCTCGCGCATCTGCAGGCGATACTCGCCGCGCTCAATCCGCGCGCCGCGCAGATCGTGAGCACCTATGGCAATGCGCCTTTCGAGGAAGTGATCGGCACGGCGCGCTTCGATTACGACGCGACGTCGAATGCGGCCGGCTGGCTCGCGTTGCTGCACGATCCTTCGAGCCATGAAAACGAAAGTGGCGGCTCAGGCGTCGGGCATGTCGTCTATCGCGCGCGGCGGCCGTTTCATCCCGAACGGCTGTGGGCACTGCTGCATGAAGAGTGGAAGGGCGTGTTGCGCGGCAAAGGTTTCTTCTGGCTCGCGACGCGCAACGAGATCGGCGGTTCACTGTCGCAAGCGGGCGGCGCTTGCCGGCCGGCGCCGGCAGGAACGTGGTGGGCCGCGCAGGATCGCAGTGAATGGCCTGAAGGCGATGACGAGCTGCTGGAAGAAATCGCGGCCGACTGGTACGGCGATGCCGATGACTTCACGATCGGCGACCGTCGCCAGGAACTGGTGCTGATCGGCGTCGACATCGATCCGGCGCAATGGCGTGCGAAGTTCGATACATGTCTGCTGACCGACGACGAGTACGCATCGGGCGCCGAGGGATGGCGCGCACTGAGTGATCCATTCCCGGCGTGGGATCTCGAAGACGACGATCATGATCACCACGATCATGGCCACGATCGTCATCACCATCATGATCACGATGACGACGGCCATCATCATCACCATCATTGA
- a CDS encoding lytic transglycosylase domain-containing protein, with amino-acid sequence MKPIAVTVAVALAALVSAGSARADCFDEAAGYQKVNPLILRAIAWQESHNRPTAVHKNANGSTDYGVMQINSVHLPVLAQYGISQGTLMEPCKNVYIAAWHLRQKMNKYGNTWAAVGAYHSETPSLRDEYARQIVAILRKWNLMPTK; translated from the coding sequence ATGAAGCCAATCGCCGTCACTGTCGCCGTTGCTTTGGCCGCGCTAGTCAGCGCCGGGTCCGCGCGCGCCGACTGCTTCGACGAGGCCGCTGGCTATCAGAAGGTCAACCCGTTGATTCTTCGGGCCATTGCCTGGCAGGAATCGCATAACCGTCCCACGGCAGTGCACAAGAACGCCAACGGCTCGACCGACTATGGCGTCATGCAGATCAACTCCGTGCATCTGCCCGTGCTCGCGCAATACGGCATCTCGCAGGGTACGCTGATGGAGCCGTGCAAGAACGTCTACATCGCCGCCTGGCATCTGCGCCAGAAGATGAACAAGTACGGCAACACCTGGGCGGCTGTCGGCGCCTATCACTCGGAGACGCCGTCGCTGCGCGACGAGTACGCGCGGCAAATCGTGGCCATTCTCCGGAAGTGGAATCTGATGCCAACCAAATAG